A stretch of DNA from Bremerella alba:
ACGAACAGAACATGTGCGAATTGATTCACACGGATCTAAAGATTCGCGGGTTCGAGTCCACATGGTTTACTTCCGCAGACGAAGCTTTTCGCGCGCTGAAAGAGAACGAGTTCGATGTGGTGCTGACCGACATCCGCATGCCGGGCACCAACGGCATACAACTTTGCGAGCAAATTGCCGCGAATCGTCCAGATGTACCTGTCATCGTCATGACCGCGTTCGGCAGCTTGGAAACAGCAGTCGCTGCCATTCGTGCAGGCGCATTCGATTTCGTCACGAAGCCGATGGAAATGGACTTATTGGCGATCGCTCTAGAGCGTGCCGCCAAACAGCGGCAATTGCAGCAACAAGTAAAAATGCTCGGAGACGCGATCCATCGCGCACGTCATTTTGGCGACTTGATCGGTGAAAGTCTGCCTATGCAAAAGCTATTTGATCAAATCGCCCAGATCGGACCCACCTCTTCTTCGGTGCTTATCACAGGAGAAAGTGGCACCGGCAAAGAAGTGGTTGCGAACTTGTTACATCGGCAAAGCCAGCGAGCCAACGGTCCGTTTGTCGCCGTCAACTGCGCGGCGTTGCCTGAAGCCCTTTTAGAAAGCGAACTGTTTGGCCATGCCAAGGGAGCTTTCACCGATGCTCGAGCCGAACGCAAAGGCCTGTTCCTACAGGCCGAAGGGGGAACCTTGTTACTGGACGAGATTGGCGAAATGCCTCCCTCGATGCAAGTTAAACTACTGAGAGCATTGGAAGAGAATCGAATTCGCCCGGTTGGTGGCGATCAAGAGGTCTCTTTTGATGTTCGCGTTTTGGCCGCTACGAATCGAGACCTGGAGTCTGCCGTCGAGGACCGGCAATTTCGCGATGATTTGTATTATCGAATTAACGTCATCCAATTGGAACTGCCGCCATTGCGATCACGCGGAACCGATATTCTGCTCTTGGCACGTTATTTCGTGGAAAAGTACGCAGCGCGCGCCGAGAAAGCGGTCGCAGGGATTTCCGATCAAGCCTGCAACAAGTTGCTTGCGTATTCCTGGCCAGGTAACGTGCGTGAGTTACGAAACATCATCGAGCGCGCCGTTGCACTGACTCGTTACGAGATGATCGCCGTTGAAGACTTGCCAGACAAAGTTCAGGATTACCGTGGCTCTCAAGTGTTCATCGGAGGGGAAGATCCGGACGACTTAGTCTCGATGGAAGAAGTAGAACGTCGCTATATTCTGCATGTTCTCAATACCGTGAAGAAGAACAAGACAACTGCGGCCCGCATACTCGGCCTTGATCGCAAGACCCTCTATCGCAAGCTCAAGCAATACGGCCTCGAAGACAACGAAACCTAGTGGGTTTGCCATATCGTGGGGAGCGTCGCCAGGAAACTGCACCGATTCTCGATAGAAATATTGCGGTGTCGACTTCTTCCGAAACGCACCTGATGCCTGAGTAAATTCTCTGCCCCAACTCTTTGGGCTGTGGAAGTATTCCCCCTATGCAACCTCTGGCTTGCGTCTGATCCGCTTTCCGACCACTACCAATATCGGCTAGATGCGGCAACCTTATTTGTGGACATCGACAAGCAAGGCAAAATAGTGGACGATGGTGTCGAGATTGACCGCAATACGCGGGTGAAGACCTTTCCGCATTGCAACTTCAGATCTATGAGATAGGTTCGGTCCTGAATAAAATCTCAGCGACTAAGTAATTTATTTATCGTAGCATCGCAATGATTCCTGAGGGCCTAAGACGTCAAGAGTTAAGGATGGCTCAATCTTCATCCGTACTCTGGCGATTTTGGCGTTGCTGGAGACCCGACCGATCGCTGAAGACACCACACCCCTAGAAAAGGAGCAATCGCTCCTTAGCATGTGTCTGCTTGCCCTCATCGTAGGCGCAATTGGAGGCATCGGCGCTTGGGCATTTCGCCTGCTGATCGGCTTGTTGCACAACTTGTTATTTCTGCAGGAAGCGCAACTAGCCTACGACGCAAATCAGCATACATCCGTGAACCCATGGGGCATGGGGATCATTCTGGTGCCGGTGGCTGGCGCCGTCGTTGTTACATGGCTAGTTAAAACGTTTGCCCCGGAAGCCAAGGGACATGGCGTCCCGGAAGTTATCGACGCGATTCACTATCACGGGGGCACGATTCGCCCGGTTGTCGCTATCGTAAAGTCGATTGCGTCCGCAGTTTGTATCGGCAGCGGTGGGAGCGTTGGACGCGAAGGCCCAATCATCCAAATAGGTAGCGCCTTTGGATCGACGGTCGGGCAATTGCTTCATATTCCCGCGAGACAACGCATCACTCTGGTGGCCGCCGGAGCGGCAGCCGGAATCGCAGCGACCTTCAACGCGCCACTAGGTGGAATCGTATTCGCGATCGAATTGCTGTTAGTTTCGATCAATGTGCGAACATTGCTGCCGGTTTCTATCGCGACTGTCACGGCAACCTACTTCGGCGAAGCTCTGCTCGGCACGCACCCAGCTTTTGATCTAGAAGTGCTGCGAACGACTGATTTTCAGCTGCAATCGCCTTGGTTGATGATGTCATTCATACCGTTCGGATTGCTAATGGGCCTAGCATCGATTTTGTTCGTTAAGGGCATTTACTGGGCTGAAGATGCTTTCGATGCGATGCCTGGCAACGAATACACAAGGCATTGCAGCGGCATGCTGCTGGTCGGAATTATCCTGTTCGCAATGTTTCATGTGAATGGCAAGTATTTTGTCGAAGGCATCGGGTACAGCACCATCATGGATGTCCTGGCAAGCCGATTGACCGACCCGGGGTTCCTGCTGTTCTTGTGTGTACTGAAATTAATAACGACGTTTCTAACAATCGGCAGCGGTGGATCAGGGGGAGTGTTTTCGCCAGCAATGTTTGTTGGCGCGACGTTGGGTGCGTCGTTCGGCCTAACCGTTCACATGATCGTGCCAGGATTTCCGATTGATGTGGTAATGTTTGCCCTGGCCGGAATGGCGGCAATGATTGGGGCATCAACCGGAGCTATTGTGACAGCGTCGGTGATGCTGAACGAAATGACCGACGACGTCAATATTATCATGCCTGTGATCATTACATCCGTGATCGCCTGTGCAGTGCGCAAGTTGATATCACCGAGCAGCATTTACACGCTGAAGCTTATTCGACGAGGGCACATCGTTCCCGAAGGCTTGCAGGCGGCCTTGGATGACGCGAGAAATGTCGCCCACTTGATGTCAACGAACTATCAAATTGTTGCGGACGACGAGAGTGACCCAATTCCCAGTTCGACCAAGGTGACTATTTTGGGTC
This window harbors:
- a CDS encoding sigma-54-dependent transcriptional regulator, with translation MHGNILIVDDEQNMCELIHTDLKIRGFESTWFTSADEAFRALKENEFDVVLTDIRMPGTNGIQLCEQIAANRPDVPVIVMTAFGSLETAVAAIRAGAFDFVTKPMEMDLLAIALERAAKQRQLQQQVKMLGDAIHRARHFGDLIGESLPMQKLFDQIAQIGPTSSSVLITGESGTGKEVVANLLHRQSQRANGPFVAVNCAALPEALLESELFGHAKGAFTDARAERKGLFLQAEGGTLLLDEIGEMPPSMQVKLLRALEENRIRPVGGDQEVSFDVRVLAATNRDLESAVEDRQFRDDLYYRINVIQLELPPLRSRGTDILLLARYFVEKYAARAEKAVAGISDQACNKLLAYSWPGNVRELRNIIERAVALTRYEMIAVEDLPDKVQDYRGSQVFIGGEDPDDLVSMEEVERRYILHVLNTVKKNKTTAARILGLDRKTLYRKLKQYGLEDNET
- a CDS encoding chloride channel protein; translation: MLETRPIAEDTTPLEKEQSLLSMCLLALIVGAIGGIGAWAFRLLIGLLHNLLFLQEAQLAYDANQHTSVNPWGMGIILVPVAGAVVVTWLVKTFAPEAKGHGVPEVIDAIHYHGGTIRPVVAIVKSIASAVCIGSGGSVGREGPIIQIGSAFGSTVGQLLHIPARQRITLVAAGAAAGIAATFNAPLGGIVFAIELLLVSINVRTLLPVSIATVTATYFGEALLGTHPAFDLEVLRTTDFQLQSPWLMMSFIPFGLLMGLASILFVKGIYWAEDAFDAMPGNEYTRHCSGMLLVGIILFAMFHVNGKYFVEGIGYSTIMDVLASRLTDPGFLLFLCVLKLITTFLTIGSGGSGGVFSPAMFVGATLGASFGLTVHMIVPGFPIDVVMFALAGMAAMIGASTGAIVTASVMLNEMTDDVNIIMPVIITSVIACAVRKLISPSSIYTLKLIRRGHIVPEGLQAALDDARNVAHLMSTNYQIVADDESDPIPSSTKVTILGRDGEIKRLVDPLVPVVQQSADTPVSWVMVRPGDSLVSTLRKMHLAGVSIAVVTSTPESSSVDNVVGVLTPRELHLYRTELAELFE